The Anaerolineae bacterium sequence GATGACGCCGGCGCCCTTCTGCACCAGTTCATTCATCAGGTGGTACACCTCCACTTTGGCACCCACATCAATCCCGCGGGTCGGCTCATCGAACAGGAAGATGTCCGCCTGTGCCCCCACCCATTTGGCCACCACCACCTTCTGCTGGTTGCCGCCGCTGAGGTAGCGCACCTCGCGATCCAGCGAGGGGGTCGCGATGCGAATCCTCTCCACGAATTGCTGGGCCAGGCTCCTCTCCTTGCGCAAATCCATGACGCCGGCCCGGGTGAACTGATCCAGCATGGTGATGGTGATGTTGCCGGCGACTGTCATGCCCAGCACCAGACCGTGCCGCTTACGGTCCTCTGGCAGGAGCGCCAAGCCGTGCCGAATGGCATCTCGCGGGCTGGAGATCTGCACCGGCTGACCTTTCACCAGGACGCGTCCTTCCGAGATGGGATCCGCGCCGAAGATGGCGCGCGCCAGCTCCGTGCGGCCGGCGCCGACCAGGCCGGCGATGCCCAGGATTTCCCCCCGAAACAGGTTGAAGCTGATATCATGCAGGACGCCTGGCCGGCTCAAGTGCTCTACCCGCAAAATTTCCTCGCCGCGCGGCACTTCCACCTTGGGGAACTTCTCCTTCAGCTCGCGGCCCACCATCATCCGGATCAGCTCGTCAATACTGGTAGTGGCCAGCGGGACCGTGCCGATCTTCTCCCCATCCCGAAGCACCGTTGCCCGATCACCGATATGCCGCACCTCCTCCAACCGGTGCGAGATGTAGATGACTGCCACGCCGCGCGCCTTCAGCTCGCGGATGGTGCGGAACAATTGCTCGATCTCCGCTGAGGCCAGCGCCGCCGTCGGCTCATCCATGACGATGATGCGCGCTTGCATGGACAGCGCCTTGGCAATCTCGACCATCTGCTGTTTGGCCACACCGAGCTGTCGCACGGGGATGCGGGGGTCCACCTCCACGTTCAAAGAGCGCAGGAGCGCCGCCGATTCCTCCCGCATCCTCTTCCAATCCACGAAGCCGGCGGCCCCGGGCAGGCTGGGAAAGCGGCCGAGGAAGATATTTTCGGCCACGCTCATATCCGGCACCAGCGTGAACTCTTGAAAGATGGTGCTGATGCCCAGCGCTTTGGCATCGTGCGGAGTACGGATGTGCACTGGCCGGCCGTCGAGCAGGATCTCCCCCTCGTCCGCAGTGTGCACACCCGAAAGGATTTTGATCAGGGTGGATTTGCCGGCGCCGTTCTCCCCCAGCAAAACATGGACCTCTCCCGGCCGTAGATCAAAATCCACCCGGTTCAGAGCCAACACGCCAGGAAACTGCTTGACGATACCGCGCATCTCCAGAAACGGTTTGATGGCTTCCTTCCCATTCATACCAGGCTCTCCTGCGCGCTGTTGGGCGAAAACTCGTTGCTATCCTGCTCCTCGACCAAACTGCCGTCAGCGAAAATGCGAGGTCACGCTGATGATGGTGAGCGGCATCACGGGCGGCGGGTTGAGGCCCAGTGCCAACAGCACCTCCCGCGTGATTTCCTCCGGCGCGGCACCCTCTCCCAGCCGGCGCCGCGCCTCCTCCGCCAGCTCCCCCACCCGCTCTATGTAGTGGATGCTCTCTTTCAATGCCCGCGGGATCTCCGGCCCGGTAAGCGGCTCCTCCCGATGGGAGTTGTACAGCACATGCACCCCCGGCATGCCGGCCAGCCGGCGCAGGGACTCCACGGCCTTCCGCGGATCCATGTACAGCGGCAGTCCCCCCACCGGCTGGAGCGCATCCGCGGTGATGAGTACCCCCTCCTGGGGGCAAAAGAGCGATATGGAGCCAGGGGAATGCCCCGGCGTGAAAATCACCCGCAGGGTGGTCCCGCCCAGATCAATCTCGTCCCCATCCTGCAGGACGCGCGTGATGCGCACCGATCGGTTCACCAACCGCTCGAACTGGTAAATGGGGCGCTCGCGCTGTTGGGCCTCCAGGTCCTCGACCCAGCGCACCGCGGCCTCGTGGCAGGCGAAGTCAGGATGCGCCCATTCTTCGAAAAAAGCGTTGCCGCCGATGTGGTCTCCGTGCTCATGGGTGTTGATGACCAGCCGCACGTCCGCTGGCGTCAGCCCCAGCTCCTGGAGCGTCCGCACCAGGTGTTCCTGGGAGCCGGCGGCGCCAGTGTCCACCACACAGGCCCCCCGTTCACCAACCACAATGTACGTGGTGACAAAACGCTGTGCCTCGACCCCTTCGCGAATCGGGAGGACGAAGGGCAGGCGAACCGGGAAGACATGCCGGCCAAGCTCAACGATTCTCGGCATGGGGGAACCCCTCGAAGCTCGGTCCTTTGGGCTGAACATGCCAATAGTTGTTCAGGATTTCCTCATCCGTCTTTCCAGGGAAGAAGGTGCGGTGCAGACTGGTGGAGGCACAGCCCGGGAAGAAGATGCCCTTGTCCTTATGGACGCTGGTGCAGTCCCCCACCACGAACACGTAGGATTTGGGCGGGTTGTGCTCCAGGTGCTCGGGGACGGCGGCGTTGGAGCCGATGATAATCGTGATCTTTTCCACCCCTTCCAATAGCTTCGGGTTGGCGAGGTACGTGTCCAGCCCCGTGCGGGTGAAGTGCAGACAGCCGTCGCATGCACCGCCCATGTAGACCTCGATGCGCGGGTCCAGCCCAATCAGGTGGATGTTGCCGCGACGGAAATGGCGCTTCACCTTCTCGATGGGCGTGCCCAGCACCTCGATATTCTCCAGGGTCGCCACCCCCAGGCCCTCAATCTCGGCCTCGCGCAGCATAGCGATCTCATGCCTGGCATCAAAGCCCATAATAGTGGCGCCGACGGTGTCGACGGCGACGGGGTCCTTGCCGGCGATGATGACGTTGAAATCCTTGATCAGGTCCTCCGGGAAGGGCGAGCCAGGCCCCTGCCCCTGCATGGGCCATAGGCCATCGATCAGCGCCAACTGCGGCCGCATCACCTTCAGCATGTCCACCATCTTCTGATGCATGTCCGCCCGATGATTGCGGATGGCGTCGTACCAGTCCAGGCTCCCCTGATTCATCTTCATGGTGAGGGTGATGTTGGTCAGCTTGTGCACCTTCATCTTCGCCAGATAAATCAGGGTATCCGCTTCCAGCATGGTCTTCGAGAGATAGACC is a genomic window containing:
- a CDS encoding sugar ABC transporter ATP-binding protein yields the protein MNGKEAIKPFLEMRGIVKQFPGVLALNRVDFDLRPGEVHVLLGENGAGKSTLIKILSGVHTADEGEILLDGRPVHIRTPHDAKALGISTIFQEFTLVPDMSVAENIFLGRFPSLPGAAGFVDWKRMREESAALLRSLNVEVDPRIPVRQLGVAKQQMVEIAKALSMQARIIVMDEPTAALASAEIEQLFRTIRELKARGVAVIYISHRLEEVRHIGDRATVLRDGEKIGTVPLATTSIDELIRMMVGRELKEKFPKVEVPRGEEILRVEHLSRPGVLHDISFNLFRGEILGIAGLVGAGRTELARAIFGADPISEGRVLVKGQPVQISSPRDAIRHGLALLPEDRKRHGLVLGMTVAGNITITMLDQFTRAGVMDLRKERSLAQQFVERIRIATPSLDREVRYLSGGNQQKVVVAKWVGAQADIFLFDEPTRGIDVGAKVEVYHLMNELVQKGAGVIMISSELPEILGMSDRILVMRAGRICGMFHRSEATPERILDAAISGEPVYACMGA
- a CDS encoding MBL fold metallo-hydrolase, yielding MPRIVELGRHVFPVRLPFVLPIREGVEAQRFVTTYIVVGERGACVVDTGAAGSQEHLVRTLQELGLTPADVRLVINTHEHGDHIGGNAFFEEWAHPDFACHEAAVRWVEDLEAQQRERPIYQFERLVNRSVRITRVLQDGDEIDLGGTTLRVIFTPGHSPGSISLFCPQEGVLITADALQPVGGLPLYMDPRKAVESLRRLAGMPGVHVLYNSHREEPLTGPEIPRALKESIHYIERVGELAEEARRRLGEGAAPEEITREVLLALGLNPPPVMPLTIISVTSHFR
- a CDS encoding DUF362 domain-containing protein — translated: IPSDPRVVEALMRLIRDETNPRELIVADRSSIGADTAEAFEVTGVKRAALRGGADRVLPLEQDERIPVQVPHARVLDKPVYLSKTMLEADTLIYLAKMKVHKLTNITLTMKMNQGSLDWYDAIRNHRADMHQKMVDMLKVMRPQLALIDGLWPMQGQGPGSPFPEDLIKDFNVIIAGKDPVAVDTVGATIMGFDARHEIAMLREAEIEGLGVATLENIEVLGTPIEKVKRHFRRGNIHLIGLDPRIEVYMGGACDGCLHFTRTGLDTYLANPKLLEGVEKITIIIGSNAAVPEHLEHNPPKSYVFVVGDCTSVHKDKGIFFPGCASTSLHRTFFPGKTDEEILNNYWHVQPKGPSFEGFPHAENR